TGCCGATCTGAAAGCCGACCCCCGGTACCACTCGAACAACGCGCGCGTGAGCCTGCGCAACGAACTGCTACCGGTGTTGCGCGAACGGCTGACCGCCTGGACGGCCGACGAACTGGCCACCATGTTTGAAAGCGCCGGTTTGCCGTTTGCGCCGATCCGCCGCCCCGAAGAGCTGTATCAAGACGAGCATTTGCTCGCCACAGGGGGGCTGGTCGACATCACGCTGCCCGACGGCGCGCGCGCGGGTCAAACCGCCAAAACCACGCTGTTCCCGTTCACCATGGACGGACACCGGCTGGGGGTTCGGTTGCAGCCGCCCACCCTGGGGGCGGACACCACCGCGCTGCTCGAAGGGTTGGGATACAGTCCCAGCGAGTTGGAGGCCCTGCGCCAGTCGCGCGCCGTGGCCTGATTTTTGACAACACTTTTTGACAACAACGAAGGAGACATTCATGACCGCAATCAATACCCTTTTTCACCGCCGCACCCTGCTGGTTGCTGCGCTGGGCGCCGGCTTTGCCGGACAAGCGCTGGCCGCCGAATTCACGATGCGCATCAGTCACCAGTTTCCGCCCACGCACCACACGGCGATCAACCTGGACCAGTTCGCCAAAGATGTGAGTGCGGCCACCAAAGGCCGGGTTGAGGTGCAGAATTTCGGGGCTGCCCAGTTGTTCAAACCCAACCAGAACCACCCGGCCGTGGCCAGCGGCAAAGTGGAAGCCGCTGCGATTCTGAGCTTCCAGTGGGGCGGCAACATCCCTGAAATGAGCGTCACCATCATTCCTTACCTGATGACCTCGGTGGCCAAGCAAAAGGCCTTTATCGGTTCTCCAGCCAGCCAGTTGCTGGACGCCAAGATGGAAGCCAAGGGTGTGAAAAACATCGCCTGGATTGTGGACACCAACGACGGCATCTTCACCTCGGCCAAAGCACCATTGGTCAAGCCTGCAGACTTTGCGGGTTTGAAGATCCGAGGCCTGAACAAGCTGTTTGACGAAGGCCTCGCAGCAATGAGCGCAGCTCCATCGGCCATGCCTGGTTCCGAGGTGTATCAGGCGCTGCAAACGGGTGTGATTGATGCCGGATTCACTGCCGTCAAAGCGGCGCACAGCCGGAAGTTCTATGAAGTGCAGAAGTTTGGTGTGGCTTCCAACATCATCCTGGCCTATGACAACCTGGTGGTGAACCCTGCCTGGTGGAACGGCCTGCCTGCGGATGTGCGTGGGGCGATCCAGAAAGCCGCCGACAAGGCCGTTCAGCGCTCCATTCGCACCACCGATGGCGTGCCGGCCGAAGACGTGAAGGCGCTCAACGATGCGGGCATGCAAACCATTGTGTTGACCAAGGCACAGGAAAAGGCCATGGCCGATGCCATGCAACCTGCGGTGAAAAAAGAGTTCCTTCTGGAGACCGCCCCCGATGGCGTGAAGCTGCTGGAAATGGTCAACAAACTCTGACAGGCGCTCACCATGCATGCTCCGGCTGAGCCTGAAAACCAGGTGCCCGAAGGAATGGCCTTGCGCGTCTTGAGCCGTGCAGTGGCGTTGCTCACCGGCGCGGCGATGGCTCTGTCGGCCGCAGGCCTGCTTTTGTCGCTGGCGTTGATCGGCTGGGCCGTGGTCATGCGCTATGTGTTCAATGCGGCGCCGATCTGGGTCGACGAGGTGGTGGGCTTCACCCTGGTCGCCATCATTTTGCTCGGCGCGGCGCAAACGTTTCGACGAGGGGAGCACATCGGCGTGGACATGCTGGTAGGCCAGCTCCCTCCCTCGGGCCGGCGCTGGGCGCTGGTCTGGGCTGCGGTGGTGACTGGCGTGGTCGGCGTCGTGCTGGTGGTCAATGGCTGGGAAACCGCCATGCTTGCGCGCATGCTGGGGTTGCTCACAGAAGGGCACCTGGAATGGCCCACCTGGTGGCTGATGCTGCTCATGCCCGTGGGCGGAGGTCTGTTGTTGCTCGCCGCGATTGAAGCGGTTTGGCGCGCGTTGACAGGGCAGGTGCTGGTCTTCCCGCCTTCACACGGGTTGCCCGACCAGGATGAAAAATCATGACCATTGCGCTTCTGTTTCTGGGCCTGATGCTGCTGTTGTTCACAGGGCTGCCGATTTTTGCGGGCCTGGCGGTGTTTGGCGGCGCCGTGATGCTGATCACCCAGGGGGAAATGGGTTCGGTCACCGAGGTGATTTTCGGTGAAATCAACCGTTACCTGCTGGTCGCGATCCCTTTGTTTTCGTTCATGGCCTACATCATGATTCGCGGCAAGATCGTCGACGATCTGTACGGTACAGCCTACACGCTGACGCGGCATCTGCCGGGGGGCCTGGGTATCGCCACCATCATGGCCTGCACCATTTTTGCGGCCATTTCTGGCTCCAGTGTGGCCACGGCGCTGACAATTGGTTCGGTGGCCATACCGCAAATGATTCGCTATGGCTATGAGCCGAAGGCCGCCTATGGCCTGGTGGCTGCGGGTGGCACGCTGGGCATTCTGATTCCACCGTCCGGGCCCATGGTGCTGTACGGCGTGACCACCGACACCTCGATTGGCGGCTTGTTCATGGCTGGCATTGTGCCGGGCATCTTGATGGCCGGCGTGTTTGTTGCCTGGAGCCTGTTCAGTGCAGCGCGGGCCCAGGGCCAGATTGCGCGCGAGCCGCGCGCGTCTCTGCGCGAATCGTTGGTGGCGATACGCAAATCGGCCTGGGCCATTTCGCTGCCGGTGTTCGTTCTGGGCGGTATGTACGCAGGCATTTTTACCGCCACCGAAGCGGCGGCTGCCGGCGCCTGGCTGGCGCTGTTTGTGTCGGTTGTCGTTTACCGCACGGTTGGGCTGCGGGCGATCTGGCTGTCGGCAGTGGACGCCAGTCGCGTCTCGGCCATGCTGTTCATGATTCTGGCGGGGGCTTCGGTGTTTGGCCACGTGCTGACCAAGCTGCGCATTCCCCAGCAGATCGTGGAAGCGGTGATCTCGGCCGACATCGGTGTGGCGGGCTTCCTGGTGGTGATGATGATTCTGATCTTCGTCCTGGGCATGTTTCTGGAATCCATCGCCATCATCCTGATCACCACGCCGGTGGTCTTGCCTGCCATGCACCACCTGGACATCAACCCGATCTGGTACGGCGTGTTGCTGGTGATCAACCTGGAGCTGGCCCAGATCACGCCGCCGGTGGGCATGAACCTGTTCACCATCAAGGCCATCACCAAGGCCCCGATGGGTGAGATCGTGCGAGGCTCGGCGCCCTACGTGTTGCTCATGATTGCGGTGATGGCCTTGATCATGGTGTGGCCCCAAATCGCGCTCTGGTTGCCCGGCACCATGATGAACTGACTTTGGGCGAGGCTGGGCCGCCGCAGGGCGGCACCCGCGGTGCGTCCGGCTTTCGGGCCATGGTCTGCGCCCCTCGCCGGCTTGGGGCACACTTGAACCCATGCCAGCTTCCGAAACTGTGATGCCAGAGCCCTTGCTTGTGGCCTGCCTCTGCGCCCAATGGTGCGGTGTCTGTCGTGATTACGCGCCGTTGATGACGCGCACGCTGGCGGTTTTCGATGCCGCGCATCTGAATGCGACCTGGGTGGACATCGAAGACCACGACGAGGTGTTGGGTGATCTGGATGTCGAGAGCTTTCCCTCGTTGTTGATCGCCCGTGGTGCCGAAGTGCTTTTCTTCGGAACGGTTCCGCCCCACGCGCAGACGCTGGAGCGACTGGTGCAAGGTGCGTTGGCGGGAGATCTCCCGCGTTTGCCCTTTGATGCTGAGGTGCAGGCGCTGGTCGCCAATGTGCAGGCCTTTCGGGCCGCCTCCGGTTGATCTGCGTCAGGCACCGGTGTTTGGTGGGCTTGCCCGATCAAGGAGCGACGGTAAACTTGTGCACTGCAAGGTTGCTCACGCAGGGTGCGCACCTCATGCACAGTTTTTTTAATGGGAGTAGGCATGAACATATCTAAGTGGAGCCTGTGGCTCGCTGCTGCACTGACGGCGCTGGCCGTGACAGCATGTGGTGGTGGCAGCACGGGCAATGGTTACGGCTCGATCGCGGTGAGCAACTCGGCAGCCGCGGTGGCCATCGTGACCGAGGGCCTGACCCAGTCCATCGCCAACGAAAGTGCACGGGACAAATGCGATGAAGACGATTGCGAAGTGGTGCTGCAGTTT
This region of Hydrogenophaga crassostreae genomic DNA includes:
- the dctP gene encoding TRAP transporter substrate-binding protein DctP — protein: MTAINTLFHRRTLLVAALGAGFAGQALAAEFTMRISHQFPPTHHTAINLDQFAKDVSAATKGRVEVQNFGAAQLFKPNQNHPAVASGKVEAAAILSFQWGGNIPEMSVTIIPYLMTSVAKQKAFIGSPASQLLDAKMEAKGVKNIAWIVDTNDGIFTSAKAPLVKPADFAGLKIRGLNKLFDEGLAAMSAAPSAMPGSEVYQALQTGVIDAGFTAVKAAHSRKFYEVQKFGVASNIILAYDNLVVNPAWWNGLPADVRGAIQKAADKAVQRSIRTTDGVPAEDVKALNDAGMQTIVLTKAQEKAMADAMQPAVKKEFLLETAPDGVKLLEMVNKL
- a CDS encoding TRAP transporter small permease, which encodes MHAPAEPENQVPEGMALRVLSRAVALLTGAAMALSAAGLLLSLALIGWAVVMRYVFNAAPIWVDEVVGFTLVAIILLGAAQTFRRGEHIGVDMLVGQLPPSGRRWALVWAAVVTGVVGVVLVVNGWETAMLARMLGLLTEGHLEWPTWWLMLLMPVGGGLLLLAAIEAVWRALTGQVLVFPPSHGLPDQDEKS
- a CDS encoding TRAP transporter large permease, with translation MTIALLFLGLMLLLFTGLPIFAGLAVFGGAVMLITQGEMGSVTEVIFGEINRYLLVAIPLFSFMAYIMIRGKIVDDLYGTAYTLTRHLPGGLGIATIMACTIFAAISGSSVATALTIGSVAIPQMIRYGYEPKAAYGLVAAGGTLGILIPPSGPMVLYGVTTDTSIGGLFMAGIVPGILMAGVFVAWSLFSAARAQGQIAREPRASLRESLVAIRKSAWAISLPVFVLGGMYAGIFTATEAAAAGAWLALFVSVVVYRTVGLRAIWLSAVDASRVSAMLFMILAGASVFGHVLTKLRIPQQIVEAVISADIGVAGFLVVMMILIFVLGMFLESIAIILITTPVVLPAMHHLDINPIWYGVLLVINLELAQITPPVGMNLFTIKAITKAPMGEIVRGSAPYVLLMIAVMALIMVWPQIALWLPGTMMN
- a CDS encoding thioredoxin family protein, whose translation is MPASETVMPEPLLVACLCAQWCGVCRDYAPLMTRTLAVFDAAHLNATWVDIEDHDEVLGDLDVESFPSLLIARGAEVLFFGTVPPHAQTLERLVQGALAGDLPRLPFDAEVQALVANVQAFRAASG
- a CDS encoding DUF4189 domain-containing protein, with the protein product MNISKWSLWLAAALTALAVTACGGGSTGNGYGSIAVSNSAAAVAIVTEGLTQSIANESARDKCDEDDCEVVLQFEQCGAVSASLNSVGAQIITASEGGTAFAAQTSANEACTKQGGVACAAIPNLPAQCN